The following coding sequences lie in one Gemmatimonadales bacterium genomic window:
- a CDS encoding VOC family protein: protein MPHIHSIAIFVTDIDRALLFYRDHLGLPLLHQGSFGAEFMEGQKGKTRLGVHPAVHPNALAMVGRETGITLHVENLLEYCERLHQRGVKFVTEPTQQGFGIMAMVADPDGNILALWEEKLPE from the coding sequence ATGCCACACATCCACAGCATCGCCATCTTCGTGACCGACATCGACCGCGCGCTCCTCTTCTACCGCGACCATCTCGGCCTGCCGCTGCTGCACCAGGGATCGTTCGGCGCCGAGTTCATGGAGGGTCAAAAGGGCAAGACCCGGCTCGGCGTCCACCCGGCGGTCCACCCCAACGCGCTCGCGATGGTGGGCAGGGAGACCGGCATCACTCTTCACGTCGAGAATCTGCTCGAGTATTGCGAACGCCTCCACCAGCGGGGGGTGAAATTCGTGACCGAGCCGACCCAGCAGGGGTTCGGGATCATGGCCATGGTGGCCGACCCGGACGGGAACATCCTGGCCCTCTGGGAGGAGAAGCTCCCCGAATAG
- a CDS encoding M1 family aminopeptidase, protein MNRRRLGTIASHELRSQVGSPLFWVLLGLLALMTSIINPVAMIPSGAAEVGGVRPFNNSLHALSQGFALGSFLTYTFFASFMAGLSVIRDDEVGIGDLLHSSSLTSGEYLVGKFLGICGALGLALLVHIGLAIGFYQFAGVSEVGAAVGPFAISNYLLPALLFAAPGILFTAALAFAVGTWTRRPMAVYAVPTVLFLLTVMVFWTWAPSGLDPRVDRLLIALDPSSLRWLRQTLFAVDRGAEYYNSAPLAIDLPLIINRAWVAIVFPVVVLWMSVRHFGRVVGGRRRPMGTDRHVAMASAHAPAAAPIFRPIAGLQMAQRSPGLWRGAAAVLRSELLELRNQPALYLFTAFLMFVVAEVAVTDSDAFGDPVLLTAGTVALQVMPVMTILACLFLLFTVVESMHREVATGFDSIFLSAPIPTGAILVGKGLATAAVILTLTIACGATCCLLLGIQDGWPVTVWPLALVFGAVFLPSLLLWSAFVTLVMTLTRHRAAALGIGLAALLLTGIQFGRGATTWATDWPLWGALRWSDMGTFALNGSALLLNRIGVVALAAAFFAVSVQSFARTERDRTATLRRLRKDRLGARAVLLGAVAALPMAIVVVLAVRVRDGFQGHAAKDRQAAYQRELAPEWSSVAPLSITALDLALGLAPEDRSMRVTGEYTMVNLTGEPVLRAPFTLGDGVTEVAWRVNGQTVPATNQFGLHVLTLSKPVAPGDTVRVAFDYHGRLPNGITRNGGGVSHFILPSGVLLSTREAGFVPVPGFIRNERSEAAEGDSASMSLGGAFQTRIAVTAPSEFTVNAVGRKMAESRDGGMTTVVWESEGPVTAFNVLAGRWDVRRREGTAVFYHPAHERNVDHILSTLAAARRRYSEWFYPYPWEELRLSEVPNMETNATAFPTNISFSEGIGFLTGGRAGDGQAFSVTAHEAAHQWWGHILTAGEGPGTGLLIEGMANYATLLLHEAENGADARQAFARWLEQGYIEARRVDTERPLLETKEGRRSDDAVLSLKGAFVMWMLQEQLGRERMLAGLQAFVSKHATPRQHATPEELLETLRGFAPDSAAYQEFVDQWMTGLVLPEIQIRNATVAQASGGWRVSAELENVGTGTVSVELAAEAATPDSPGDGTRVADARTTVMMRPGIPQLVSWMVPFAPGRIVVDPDAVVLQLNRARALARLEPAEADL, encoded by the coding sequence ATGAACCGTCGTCGCCTCGGTACCATCGCAAGTCATGAATTGCGCTCGCAGGTGGGCAGCCCGCTCTTCTGGGTGCTGCTTGGGCTGCTGGCGTTGATGACCAGCATCATCAATCCCGTTGCGATGATCCCCTCCGGTGCCGCTGAAGTTGGTGGGGTCCGCCCCTTCAACAATTCGCTTCACGCACTGTCGCAGGGCTTTGCGCTCGGTAGTTTCCTGACCTACACCTTCTTCGCCTCGTTCATGGCCGGGTTGTCCGTCATCCGCGATGACGAGGTCGGCATCGGCGACTTGCTCCACAGCTCTTCGCTGACATCCGGCGAATATCTGGTCGGGAAGTTCCTCGGAATTTGCGGCGCACTTGGCCTGGCGCTGCTCGTGCATATTGGCCTCGCCATCGGCTTCTACCAGTTCGCGGGGGTGTCGGAGGTCGGTGCGGCGGTTGGGCCCTTCGCTATCAGCAACTACCTCTTGCCGGCGCTTCTCTTTGCAGCACCAGGTATTCTCTTCACGGCCGCCCTCGCCTTCGCGGTCGGCACATGGACCCGTCGGCCCATGGCCGTCTATGCGGTACCGACCGTACTCTTTCTTCTCACCGTCATGGTGTTCTGGACGTGGGCGCCGTCCGGGCTTGACCCGCGAGTGGACCGGCTGCTCATCGCCCTTGACCCGAGCAGCCTCCGGTGGCTCCGCCAGACGCTCTTTGCCGTCGACCGCGGCGCGGAATACTACAACTCCGCCCCGCTCGCGATCGACCTGCCCCTGATCATCAATCGTGCCTGGGTGGCGATTGTCTTTCCTGTTGTCGTCCTCTGGATGTCGGTCCGCCACTTCGGCCGTGTGGTCGGTGGCCGGCGCCGCCCCATGGGAACGGATCGCCACGTCGCGATGGCTTCGGCACATGCCCCGGCCGCCGCGCCCATCTTCCGACCGATTGCAGGGCTGCAGATGGCGCAGCGCTCGCCGGGGCTGTGGCGGGGAGCGGCAGCCGTGCTGCGGTCGGAGCTCCTCGAACTCCGCAACCAGCCGGCGCTCTATCTTTTCACGGCATTCCTGATGTTCGTGGTCGCAGAAGTCGCCGTCACGGACAGTGACGCGTTTGGCGACCCCGTGCTCCTGACCGCCGGCACCGTGGCGCTCCAGGTCATGCCGGTCATGACCATCCTCGCCTGCCTCTTCCTCCTGTTCACGGTCGTCGAGTCGATGCATCGCGAAGTGGCCACGGGGTTTGATTCGATCTTTCTGAGCGCACCCATCCCGACGGGGGCGATCCTCGTGGGCAAGGGCCTCGCAACGGCGGCCGTCATCCTTACGCTGACCATCGCGTGTGGCGCGACGTGCTGCCTGCTGTTGGGGATCCAGGACGGGTGGCCGGTGACGGTCTGGCCGTTGGCGCTTGTCTTTGGCGCCGTGTTCCTGCCGTCGCTCCTGCTGTGGAGCGCCTTCGTCACCCTGGTGATGACCTTGACGCGACACCGAGCCGCTGCGCTGGGGATTGGTCTCGCGGCGCTACTGCTGACGGGCATCCAGTTCGGGCGGGGAGCAACGACCTGGGCCACCGACTGGCCGCTCTGGGGGGCGCTCCGCTGGAGCGACATGGGGACGTTCGCGCTCAATGGCAGCGCCCTGCTGCTCAATCGGATTGGCGTGGTGGCGCTGGCGGCGGCATTCTTCGCCGTCTCGGTGCAGTCGTTTGCCCGCACCGAGCGGGACCGCACCGCCACCCTCCGGCGGTTGCGGAAGGACCGGTTGGGTGCGCGTGCCGTGCTCCTGGGGGCTGTCGCGGCCCTGCCCATGGCAATCGTTGTCGTCCTGGCCGTTCGAGTCAGGGACGGTTTTCAGGGCCACGCCGCAAAGGACAGGCAAGCTGCGTATCAGCGCGAACTGGCGCCAGAGTGGAGCTCCGTCGCGCCACTGAGCATCACCGCTCTCGACCTCGCCCTCGGCCTGGCGCCGGAGGACCGCAGCATGCGGGTGACCGGCGAGTACACCATGGTGAACCTGACAGGTGAACCGGTGTTGCGGGCGCCGTTCACCCTCGGCGACGGCGTCACTGAGGTCGCCTGGCGAGTGAACGGGCAGACCGTGCCAGCAACCAACCAATTTGGTTTGCATGTCCTGACGCTCTCCAAGCCAGTCGCACCGGGGGATACCGTCCGGGTGGCGTTCGACTACCATGGCCGCCTCCCGAACGGCATCACCCGAAACGGCGGTGGTGTGTCTCATTTCATCTTGCCGTCCGGTGTCCTGTTGTCCACTCGCGAGGCCGGCTTCGTACCGGTGCCTGGCTTCATCCGCAACGAACGGAGCGAAGCTGCCGAGGGGGATTCCGCCTCCATGTCACTTGGCGGCGCATTCCAAACGCGCATTGCCGTGACCGCGCCAAGCGAGTTCACCGTCAATGCGGTAGGCCGGAAGATGGCGGAATCGAGGGATGGTGGCATGACGACGGTGGTGTGGGAGAGCGAGGGTCCTGTGACTGCGTTCAACGTGCTGGCGGGCCGATGGGATGTTCGGCGCCGGGAGGGGACGGCGGTCTTCTACCACCCGGCACACGAGCGCAATGTGGACCACATCCTCAGCACCCTCGCCGCCGCCCGCAGGCGCTACTCCGAATGGTTCTACCCCTACCCCTGGGAGGAGTTGCGCTTGAGCGAAGTCCCGAACATGGAGACGAACGCCACTGCGTTTCCAACCAACATCAGTTTCTCCGAGGGAATCGGGTTCCTCACGGGGGGCCGGGCCGGCGATGGTCAGGCCTTCAGCGTGACCGCCCACGAAGCGGCCCACCAGTGGTGGGGGCATATCCTCACCGCCGGCGAAGGGCCCGGAACCGGGTTGCTCATTGAGGGGATGGCCAACTACGCCACGCTGCTGCTGCATGAGGCCGAGAACGGCGCCGATGCCAGGCAGGCATTCGCACGCTGGCTGGAACAGGGCTACATCGAGGCCCGGCGGGTAGACACGGAACGCCCGTTGTTGGAGACCAAAGAAGGGCGGCGCAGCGATGATGCGGTGCTTTCCCTCAAGGGGGCGTTCGTCATGTGGATGCTTCAAGAGCAGCTCGGCCGGGAGCGGATGCTGGCCGGCCTGCAGGCCTTCGTCAGCAAACATGCCACGCCGCGGCAGCACGCGACGCCCGAAGAACTTCTCGAGACACTTCGTGGCTTTGCCCCGGACTCGGCGGCGTACCAGGAATTCGTCGACCAATGGATGACCGGCCTGGTGCTCCCAGAAATCCAGATCAGGAACGCCACCGTTGCGCAAGCGAGCGGCGGGTGGCGCGTGTCGGCAGAACTCGAGAATGTCGGTACCGGGACCGTGTCGGTGGAGCTTGCGGCCGAGGCGGCAACGCCGGATTCCCCCGGAGACGGGACGCGAGTCGCAGACGCCCGCACCACCGTCATGATGCGGCCGGGGATACCGCAGTTGGTTTCTTGGATGGTCCCCTTCGCACCCGGTCGAATCGTGGTCGATCCCGACGCGGTCGTGCTTCAGCTGAACCGCGCTCGTGCTCTGGCACGTCTGGAACCGGCCGAGGCTGACCTGTAG
- a CDS encoding M66 family metalloprotease: MTFSRLAATPLSILLVLFAAACGGKELTGPSVGGLAVSVEGLPPAAAASVTVTGPNDFSQVVGPSNASLDELAPGSYTITAADVSEGGAAYVPLPTTQVVQVTAGGSASAGVVYTATPGSLSLTVSGLPGGVGGAVTVSGPGGYSSTQTSNASLTGLAPGTYTVAASVVGSAPLYDPTPLSQQVSVSSSAAASASVAYAVRSATSMNLRIDGFYVTQSVQTYDRSIPLVAGRDGLLRVFVVSNQANTASPEVRARFYRAGALIQTVTIPAPGASVPTDTVGSQGALTRTWNATLPASLLQPDLDIVLDVDPTNVVAESNDGDNSYPSNGTPVTMNLRTVATLDLRLVPVHRTADNTTGNVTTGNAAQFADQTLRMHPLAAVNVDVRAAYTYTDTAQIQSNDGNGVWLRILSEINALRASEGGTKNYYGVIAVPYGGGIAGYGYVPGRASVGWDKLPSASGVVAHELGHNFGRSHAPCGGVSSSDPNYPYSGGVTGQWGYDLVSGALKAPTLTDLMGYCNNTWISDYNYLGVMNQRGPAAVVQMGRVREPSLIVWGRIRDGEVVLEPAFEATTEALLPVSAGPNLIRGFDANGGEAFRIAFSGTPVADAPHAEEHFAFAIPLRMVRGSLTRLQLESRGQRAIVATTGAGSAGRSSSLRLERSGTASTIRWNAAEYPLAVVRDASTGQILSLAHGGSVTLDDATGPLDVTLSDRANSRIEHLR; the protein is encoded by the coding sequence ATGACCTTTTCCAGACTCGCCGCAACCCCGCTTTCAATTCTGCTGGTGCTCTTCGCCGCAGCCTGCGGCGGCAAGGAACTGACCGGCCCCTCGGTGGGCGGCCTCGCCGTCAGCGTTGAGGGGCTTCCACCGGCCGCCGCGGCCAGCGTCACCGTGACCGGGCCCAACGACTTCAGCCAAGTGGTCGGGCCATCGAATGCATCCCTGGACGAGCTGGCGCCCGGCAGCTACACAATTACGGCTGCAGATGTGAGCGAAGGCGGTGCGGCCTACGTTCCCCTCCCGACGACCCAGGTGGTTCAGGTCACTGCCGGAGGATCCGCCTCGGCGGGGGTGGTCTATACCGCCACACCAGGCTCCCTCAGCCTGACCGTCAGCGGATTGCCGGGCGGGGTCGGCGGCGCCGTGACCGTCTCCGGCCCCGGCGGCTACTCCTCCACCCAGACCAGCAACGCCTCCCTCACCGGTCTCGCGCCGGGCACATACACGGTCGCGGCCAGTGTGGTTGGTTCTGCACCGCTCTATGACCCCACGCCGCTGAGCCAGCAGGTCAGCGTCTCAAGCAGCGCCGCTGCATCCGCCTCCGTGGCCTACGCGGTCCGTTCAGCCACGAGCATGAATCTCCGCATCGACGGCTTCTACGTCACGCAGAGTGTGCAGACATACGACCGCAGCATTCCGCTGGTCGCCGGCCGCGACGGGCTCCTGCGCGTCTTTGTCGTTTCCAATCAGGCCAATACCGCCTCGCCCGAGGTGCGAGCCCGCTTCTACCGGGCCGGCGCGCTGATCCAGACCGTGACGATTCCGGCCCCGGGAGCGAGCGTCCCGACCGACACCGTGGGGAGCCAGGGAGCGCTGACTCGCACCTGGAACGCCACGTTGCCGGCGTCGCTGCTGCAGCCCGACCTCGACATCGTGCTCGACGTCGATCCCACAAACGTCGTTGCCGAATCGAACGACGGCGACAATAGCTATCCGTCCAACGGCACGCCTGTCACGATGAACCTCCGCACCGTCGCAACGCTCGACCTGCGCCTGGTCCCGGTCCATCGCACCGCCGACAACACGACCGGCAACGTGACCACCGGCAACGCCGCACAGTTTGCCGACCAGACCCTGCGCATGCATCCGCTGGCGGCCGTCAACGTCGACGTGCGCGCGGCGTATACCTACACCGATACCGCGCAGATTCAGTCCAACGATGGCAATGGCGTGTGGCTCCGCATCCTGAGCGAGATCAACGCCCTGCGGGCCTCCGAAGGGGGGACGAAGAACTACTACGGCGTCATTGCCGTCCCGTACGGCGGCGGCATTGCCGGCTACGGATATGTCCCCGGACGGGCCTCGGTGGGATGGGACAAGCTGCCGAGCGCCTCCGGCGTGGTCGCCCACGAACTCGGACACAATTTCGGGCGGTCACATGCGCCGTGCGGCGGGGTAAGCTCCTCCGACCCGAACTATCCGTACAGCGGCGGGGTGACGGGGCAGTGGGGATACGACCTGGTGTCCGGCGCGCTCAAGGCGCCGACACTCACCGACCTCATGGGCTACTGCAACAACACCTGGATCAGCGATTACAACTACCTCGGCGTGATGAACCAGCGCGGCCCCGCCGCCGTGGTACAGATGGGACGCGTGCGGGAGCCGAGCCTGATCGTATGGGGCCGGATCCGGGACGGGGAAGTGGTACTCGAGCCGGCGTTCGAAGCCACGACCGAGGCGCTGCTGCCGGTCAGCGCCGGCCCGAACCTGATCCGTGGATTCGACGCCAACGGTGGTGAGGCCTTTCGGATCGCGTTCAGCGGCACGCCAGTGGCCGACGCGCCGCACGCCGAGGAGCACTTCGCTTTCGCCATTCCGCTCAGGATGGTGCGGGGGTCGCTGACCCGGCTGCAGCTGGAGAGCCGGGGACAGCGCGCCATCGTCGCCACCACCGGCGCCGGTTCCGCCGGCCGCAGTTCGAGCCTCCGACTGGAGCGCTCAGGCACCGCCTCCACCATCCGGTGGAATGCGGCGGAGTATCCCCTGGCCGTGGTGCGCGACGCGTCCACCGGGCAGATCCTCTCGCTGGCCCACGGCGGCAGCGTCACGCTCGACGATGCCACCGGCCCACTGGATGTGACGCTGTCGGATCGGGCGAACTCCCGGATCGAGCATTTGCGATAG
- the rocF gene encoding arginase, translated as MNIELLGVPMDLGSGRRGVDMGPSALRIAGVGPALVARGHRVFDGGDLDIKNMEETTFGSRRARYLGEIARASGLLAKAVERILERKRFPLVLGGDHSIAVGTISGVASFARKKKKKLGLLWIDAHSDIHIPKTSPSGNIHGMPLAALFGLGPKELSAVGGDWPKIDVQHTALVGIRSLEDGERRHLAELGIRVYTMSEIDRDGIHAVMSDALARVTDGTDLLHVSFDLDAVDPTLAPGVGTPVKGGLDYREAHTIMELIWASKRMTSLEVVEVNPILDERNRSAVLAVELLESAFGKRIL; from the coding sequence ATGAACATCGAACTCCTTGGCGTCCCGATGGACCTCGGTTCCGGGCGGCGCGGCGTGGACATGGGTCCCTCCGCGCTCCGGATCGCAGGCGTCGGCCCCGCCCTTGTCGCCCGCGGCCACCGTGTGTTCGACGGTGGCGACCTCGACATCAAGAACATGGAAGAGACCACCTTCGGGAGCCGGCGTGCCCGGTACCTGGGGGAGATTGCCCGCGCATCGGGGCTCCTCGCCAAGGCCGTGGAGCGGATCCTGGAGCGGAAGCGGTTCCCCTTGGTATTGGGTGGGGACCATTCGATTGCGGTCGGCACCATTTCCGGCGTGGCGTCCTTCGCCCGGAAGAAGAAAAAGAAACTTGGCCTCCTCTGGATCGATGCCCACAGCGACATCCACATCCCGAAGACCTCCCCCTCCGGCAACATCCACGGAATGCCGCTCGCCGCCCTCTTCGGTCTCGGGCCGAAGGAGCTTTCGGCCGTCGGCGGAGACTGGCCGAAGATCGACGTGCAGCACACTGCGCTGGTCGGCATTCGGAGCCTCGAAGACGGCGAGCGGCGCCACCTGGCCGAACTCGGCATCCGGGTCTACACGATGTCGGAAATTGACCGGGACGGGATCCACGCCGTCATGAGCGATGCGCTGGCCCGCGTCACCGACGGCACCGACCTCCTGCACGTGAGCTTCGACCTCGATGCCGTCGATCCGACCCTTGCCCCCGGCGTCGGTACGCCCGTGAAGGGCGGACTCGACTACCGAGAAGCCCATACCATCATGGAACTGATCTGGGCATCCAAGCGAATGACCTCGCTGGAAGTCGTCGAGGTCAACCCAATCCTCGACGAACGCAACCGCTCTGCCGTGCTTGCGGTGGAGCTGCTGGAATCAGCTTTCGGGAAGCGGATTCTCTAG
- a CDS encoding GMC family oxidoreductase: MSDILDFVIIGSGFGGSVSALRLTEKGYRVRVLERGKRFRDEDFARSNWNVRRALWAPALRCFGILQISPFRDIFVLHGAGVGGGSLGYANVLMAPGDEMFSAPAWSHLADWKALLEPHYDTARRMLGVTVNPRTWPADILLQEIAEELGTADTWQSTPVGTFFGVPDDEGEEVADPYFGGEGPARSGCIHCGGCMVGCRYNAKNTLVKNYLYLAEKWGAEVEAEAEVRDIIPLPEGQPDGARYEVVYRSSSAMLFRGERRIRTRNVIAAAGALGTMRLLFRCRDVTGSLPRLSPRLGDMVRTNNESLLGVIARDDKADYSQGIAITSIVHADAMTTIEPVRYSPGSSMMRLLTGPIIESGGFLSRLAQSVWQIVARPIDFARTHFLPRWAQRTTIILAMQTDDTRLRFRFGRSLFTLFRRGLVSHPDPESGHPSAIEISRKVTRRFAEKNGGIAAGSINEGLLGIPMTAHILGGCPFGTNASEGVVGLDMQVHNYPGLYAIDGSIVPANPGVNPSLTITALAEYAMECMPVKPGATARAPIGVEAIDTTEARSTVGA, from the coding sequence ATGTCGGACATATTGGATTTTGTCATCATCGGTTCCGGCTTCGGCGGCAGCGTGTCCGCCCTGCGGCTGACCGAGAAGGGATACCGGGTGCGGGTGCTCGAACGCGGGAAGCGGTTCCGCGACGAGGACTTTGCGCGCAGCAACTGGAATGTGCGCCGGGCGCTCTGGGCGCCGGCGCTCCGGTGCTTCGGCATCCTGCAGATCAGTCCCTTCCGCGACATCTTCGTCCTTCACGGCGCCGGCGTCGGCGGGGGCAGCCTCGGGTACGCCAACGTGCTGATGGCCCCCGGCGACGAGATGTTCTCCGCCCCCGCCTGGAGCCATCTGGCCGACTGGAAGGCACTCCTCGAACCGCACTATGACACCGCGCGCCGGATGCTCGGCGTGACGGTCAATCCGCGCACCTGGCCGGCAGATATTCTCCTGCAGGAGATTGCCGAAGAGCTGGGGACCGCGGACACCTGGCAGTCAACGCCGGTCGGGACCTTCTTTGGCGTGCCGGACGACGAGGGGGAGGAAGTGGCCGATCCCTACTTCGGCGGAGAGGGGCCGGCGCGGAGCGGGTGCATCCACTGCGGTGGATGCATGGTCGGGTGTCGCTACAATGCCAAGAACACCCTCGTCAAGAACTATCTCTATCTGGCCGAGAAGTGGGGCGCGGAAGTGGAGGCGGAGGCCGAAGTGCGGGACATCATCCCGCTGCCGGAAGGCCAACCCGATGGCGCCCGGTATGAAGTGGTGTACCGCTCCTCGTCCGCGATGCTGTTCCGGGGTGAGCGGCGCATCCGCACCCGCAATGTCATTGCCGCCGCCGGCGCGCTCGGGACAATGCGCCTCCTCTTCCGGTGCCGCGACGTGACCGGTTCCCTGCCCCGCCTCTCACCGCGGCTCGGCGACATGGTCCGTACCAACAATGAATCACTGCTGGGTGTCATCGCGCGCGACGACAAGGCGGACTATTCGCAGGGCATCGCCATCACCTCCATTGTCCACGCCGACGCCATGACGACGATCGAGCCGGTGCGGTATTCCCCGGGCTCGTCGATGATGCGGCTCCTCACCGGACCGATCATCGAGTCAGGGGGCTTCCTGAGCCGGCTGGCCCAGTCGGTGTGGCAAATCGTCGCCAGACCGATCGACTTTGCCCGCACCCACTTCCTGCCGCGCTGGGCCCAGCGGACCACGATCATCCTGGCGATGCAGACCGACGATACCCGGCTGCGCTTCCGATTTGGGCGGAGTCTCTTCACCCTTTTCCGCCGCGGGCTGGTGTCGCATCCCGACCCGGAGAGCGGGCACCCGTCGGCCATTGAGATCAGCCGGAAGGTCACCCGGCGGTTTGCGGAGAAGAACGGAGGGATCGCCGCCGGGTCGATTAACGAGGGGCTGCTTGGCATCCCGATGACGGCCCACATCCTGGGCGGGTGCCCGTTCGGCACGAACGCGAGCGAGGGTGTCGTCGGGCTCGATATGCAGGTGCACAATTATCCCGGCCTCTACGCCATCGACGGGTCCATTGTCCCGGCCAATCCCGGCGTGAACCCCAGTTTGACGATCACCGCCCTGGCGGAATACGCAATGGAGTGCATGCCCGTGAAGCCGGGGGCGACAGCCCGCGCGCCGATAGGCGTGGAAGCGATCGACACGACGGAGGCACGCAGCACGGTAGGCGCCTGA
- a CDS encoding DUF5661 family protein, whose product MVSQRTFTMEEARRVGDQIGIKWSEVHLEQFRMGLEVELEHGVRNVVTNVTNDDLVLTGKIALAHLMELPDYYTRLMRMEEEARAMLAR is encoded by the coding sequence ATGGTCAGCCAGCGGACGTTTACGATGGAAGAGGCCCGCAGGGTGGGCGATCAGATTGGCATCAAATGGAGCGAAGTGCACCTGGAGCAGTTCCGGATGGGGCTTGAAGTGGAACTGGAGCACGGCGTCAGGAACGTCGTCACCAACGTGACCAACGACGACCTGGTGCTCACCGGGAAGATTGCGCTCGCACACCTGATGGAATTGCCGGACTACTACACTCGCCTGATGCGCATGGAGGAAGAGGCGCGCGCGATGCTGGCCCGGTAG
- a CDS encoding lysophospholipid acyltransferase family protein codes for MRRFFQTIGSAWAWFWIAVVIVAWFPTMVLVFLVTVPFDRGRYVVGWWFRRLGVAMATVNPYWSFRRAGMHVEHPRHPYVIVANHESFADILLISHLPFEMKWLSKIEILKIPLIGWMMRMAGDIPIKRGFGPSAVEAMERCRTSLRNRVSVVFFPEGTRSPDGRMLPFKDGAFRLALEAGVPILPLAVAGTRTALPKHDWRFSRARAVVEVLPPIDTAGLTLEDLPELKARVRATIETARDALRARLA; via the coding sequence ATGCGCCGCTTCTTTCAAACCATCGGCTCCGCCTGGGCCTGGTTCTGGATTGCCGTCGTCATCGTCGCCTGGTTTCCGACGATGGTGCTGGTCTTCCTCGTCACCGTTCCCTTCGACCGCGGCCGGTACGTCGTTGGCTGGTGGTTCCGCCGCCTCGGCGTGGCGATGGCCACCGTCAATCCCTACTGGAGCTTCCGCCGGGCCGGTATGCACGTCGAGCATCCGCGGCACCCCTACGTCATTGTCGCGAACCATGAGTCGTTCGCCGACATCCTGCTCATCAGCCATCTCCCCTTCGAGATGAAGTGGCTGTCGAAGATCGAGATCCTGAAGATTCCGCTGATTGGCTGGATGATGCGGATGGCGGGCGACATTCCCATCAAGCGGGGGTTTGGCCCCAGCGCCGTCGAGGCGATGGAGCGCTGTCGTACCTCGCTGCGGAACCGGGTGTCGGTGGTCTTCTTCCCGGAGGGCACCCGCTCACCCGACGGGCGGATGCTGCCGTTCAAGGACGGCGCCTTCCGCCTGGCGCTTGAGGCCGGCGTGCCGATCCTCCCGCTCGCCGTGGCGGGAACCAGGACCGCCCTCCCCAAGCATGACTGGCGCTTCAGCCGGGCGCGTGCCGTCGTCGAGGTCCTCCCCCCGATCGACACCGCCGGCCTGACCCTCGAGGACCTGCCCGAACTGAAGGCGCGGGTGCGCGCCACCATCGAAACCGCGCGCGACGCCCTGCGGGCCCGGCTGGCCTGA
- a CDS encoding DUF302 domain-containing protein, with amino-acid sequence MTTAALAFEAKLTVPYAQAIDMVTAALKDEGFGVLTRIDVHSTLKEKIGVEFRPYSILGACNPTLAHRAMSHYAEAGLLLPCNVTVEADGSGSVVRIADPDVMLSVGGMDQDPALRSVATEARVRLSRVAEVLRANPAAA; translated from the coding sequence ATGACCACCGCAGCGCTGGCATTCGAGGCAAAGCTCACCGTACCATACGCACAGGCGATCGACATGGTCACCGCGGCACTCAAGGACGAAGGGTTCGGCGTCCTGACCCGCATCGACGTGCACTCAACGCTGAAGGAGAAGATCGGGGTGGAGTTTCGGCCGTATTCCATTCTCGGCGCCTGCAACCCGACGCTCGCGCACCGCGCGATGAGCCACTACGCGGAGGCGGGGCTGCTCCTGCCGTGCAATGTGACGGTCGAGGCCGATGGCTCGGGATCGGTGGTGCGGATCGCCGATCCCGACGTGATGCTGTCAGTGGGCGGCATGGATCAGGACCCGGCGTTGCGGTCGGTCGCGACCGAGGCGCGGGTCCGGTTGTCCCGCGTGGCCGAAGTGCTCCGCGCCAACCCGGCGGCCGCATGA
- a CDS encoding YbhB/YbcL family Raf kinase inhibitor-like protein yields the protein MTLTLTSKTFVHGGEIPTRCTCEGKDLAPDLAWSGVPSGTMSLALIVDDPDAPDPAAPKMTYVHWVLYNLPVDATGLAEGTTSADLPAGTREGLNDWKRTGYGGPCPPIGRHRYFHKLYALDKALPDLGAATKPVLEAAMAGHILEQVELMGTYIKKGTTS from the coding sequence ATGACACTGACCCTGACGTCCAAGACGTTTGTACACGGTGGCGAGATTCCCACCCGTTGCACCTGCGAGGGAAAGGACCTCGCACCCGACCTGGCCTGGTCCGGCGTGCCGTCCGGCACCATGTCGCTGGCACTGATCGTCGACGACCCGGACGCCCCGGACCCGGCGGCGCCGAAGATGACGTATGTTCATTGGGTGTTGTACAACCTCCCCGTTGACGCCACGGGGTTGGCGGAGGGCACCACGTCTGCCGACCTGCCCGCCGGTACCCGTGAGGGCCTCAACGACTGGAAGCGCACCGGGTACGGCGGGCCCTGCCCGCCGATCGGCCGGCACCGTTACTTCCATAAGCTCTACGCGCTCGACAAGGCGCTGCCCGACCTCGGCGCGGCCACCAAGCCGGTGCTCGAGGCCGCGATGGCCGGCCACATCCTCGAGCAGGTGGAGTTGATGGGTACCTACATCAAGAAGGGAACGACATCATGA